The region ACCCAATCAGCACACAGCAGACTGTGCTGCCTTCACGGCCCGCTGTAACCTATGTCCGTAACGCACACGCAATGAAGCGTTCACGTGTCGACGGAAGAGAAGAAACCCGCGACGGGACTGAACGAACATATCAGTCAGTCGCAGATGTTTTTCTGAAATAAAAGTCAATAGATGTGAACCAACTTCACCTGTTCTCAGGTCAGTTTGTGTTGTGAGTCTGAATGAAGCAAAATGCTGCactaaagagaaaaataagatgaTAAACTGACTGAACAGAGCAGCTGACTCTGAAACAAGTTGATATGAGTTGGTGACACAGGCTTCACAAATCCTTTAATTGTTCTGGAAAGTTCCTTATACAGCTTTAACCTTGACTTTAACTCATGAAGTTCCTAAGTGACAGCTActggtgcagtcatgtgacaataTGTGAATTTTGTACCCATGACATCATTTCCAAAATGGTTGTATGCGTGGTTAGCATATGTGACGTaactagctaattttaaaaagcttgttttttgttactaaaggtaAGATTCAACCCATTTAATAATTGAAATGCTTTAATAACGTGTCCTATATTACATTAACCTGAACACATTTCTTcaacaaattgatataaaacaagttaggAAAATATTGTTGTGACATATATGCTAAATCAGgcttttaaactttaaaatagtCACAGAAAATGCCAcgtgacaataagaaaaacgaTAATGAGCTGCTCAATTAATTTAACTGATTcaattattttgaatattttctgttgtttgattcaaaacatatttgaacAATGTTCAACAgtttaaatgtaaacatcaaaaataatgtcaaattaattaaattattaatgaaaTGTATTATGAAAGTATTTTTGCATATCAGTACTGAAACTGTCTtggtaaataaacaaacaagctcTTACTGCACTGGAGATCatcactgacagaaaaacaattttCTTAGACAAAGAAACCTCTGAAAGCCACGAGTGCACACTCAAAGGACAGAGTGTCACACCTCCAGACAACCTTCATTCTCTCCTGGAGTATTTCAGAGAGTTCATAACAGAGTTAATGAAGGAACAAACAGTCACAGCAATGTTAACACCACTGTTAAAGATCTGGAAATATTGACTGGCCTCTACCTGCACATGGGTCTTGCCAAATGCCGGGACATCGTGCATACTGAGAAAATGACAGGAAGTGTCCCACGGTGGCAGACAACATGTCACACAACTGTTTTCAGACCCTGCTGCCATCGCTACATTTCACTGACAACACTGATTTGTCAAACAGGCAAGTAAGCAAGTAGAGGATAAGTGCTGGACGATCCGTCCATGGCTTGATATTTTTCACAAATAATGCCTGGATATCACCCAGAGGACACAATTCTGTTGATGAGCAAATGATGTTCTTCAGAAGGACACGGAGCCCAATAAGGCAGGATGTGAAGGGTAAGCTCCGTCCTTGGGGACTGAAACTTTGGGGCCATTGCTCTTCCTCTGAATCCTCTGTGACTTTGTGGTCTATGAAGATggttctgggaaaaaaaaccttacTTGGCATGGGAGGTGCCGTTGTGGTCAAGCTGTGTGAAACTCTCCCATCAGACCAAAACTACAAAGTATCTGCAGacagttttttccttttcaggACTGCCGGTGCTCAAGCTTCTTCAGCGACAGGAACACTCCGGAGCAACGCTTGGCTGGTTGTCAGCTTGAAGATGAGAAAAGTCTTGCCAAGAGAGGCAGTGGATCTGTTGATGCCTGAACACGGTCATTGTCAAGTGGTACGACAACAAATCTGTTACTCTGATCTCATCCTACTGTGCAACTGAACCTCAACATAAAACTCGACACTGGAGCAAAATTAAACCTTTGTAGAGGTCGACAGGCCACAGATTGTGAAGGAGAACAACACATCCATGGGGGGAAAGACCTCCTTGATGCATGCGTCGCAAGGTACAAGTATCACATGTGGAACCTTGTTAATGTGAGGTCGATCTACCGCCGTGACTGTAGACTACTTGGTGTCCAAAAGCCACTGAAACAAAGGAAGGAGCTTCCCGGCTGTAGTTGCCACTAGTCTGATTCTTTTACATTCACAAAGAAGTTGCCCAACACTTAAGGCCACATCTCCACCACCCAAGAGAGTTCCTGTCGGAGTTCCACATGATGTTCGCACCAACCAGACTGCACACTGGCCTGTGAAATGTGACAAGTGTGGACGCTGCAAATTCTGTGAAGTCAATGCAAACACACTCTGTGAGAAATGTGATGTGAGTCTTTGCTTCGCTGAGGAAAGAAATACtttcatatgttttcatttggCCTCGactaaaataccaaaaatgcTTAACAGATGTAAGAACTGATAACAACGGTTCAAacataaaagtcctgcatttaaaataagtaaaagtacaaacagtTCATATTAGCAGCTAAATTTACTAAAAGCAGTAAAAGTTACTGGTTTTGCAGAAAGGCGTCGCTGTGACAGATTTATGAAACAATCcgggaggaaagaagaaaaaacagagtcTGATTAATTTTTCAGAGTTTTCTCaaaactttgcttttttgtgaagTATTGGGAAGTTATTGATAACtattatttatagttatttatttggTGGAACTGCTCAACAACTCAAACGTCTATAACATGACAAAGAGCCTCAACTACACACAGGAGACACAAGACAAACAGTTCAGGAACTGCTGGTTTCATCTATAACTCTTTCTTCTATTTATAAGTTTATTGCAAATTATTTgacctgaaaagtaactaaagctgtcaaataaatgtagtttagtgaaagtataaagtagcatcacacgGAAATACTCAAttaaaatacaagtacctcagaGATGTActtcagtacttgagtaaatgtacttagttactgtCCAACGCTGCACCTGATTGGCTGCTTTAGGAGGACTCAGGTATCAGATCCCAGATTAGTCCTTCAATGTCTGTTTATATCAGAGTGATGACGTCACAGTCTCACCTGCGATCAGAGAGATCCACACACGGTTTGGAGccggtcctggtcctggtcctggtcctgatCCCGGTCCCAGTCCTGGAGGGGGTGGTTGGAGGATCCGGGGGCCGTCCTGGTGCGTCCTCCAGGCCCTGGCGTCTGCCATGCTGCAGGGCGGCGAGCAGACTGCGAGGACAGGGCCGGGCAGAGCTGAGGCGGTGTCAGGTGACCCGGATCGGGTTACACCTGGTTCCAGAGGGGACAGAGGTGTGAGTTTACAGACTCCTCAGGTTTCAACACACGCAGGTCTGAGCTGGACTTCCTGCTGTACACACTGTACATCAGCTCACCTGCTGCAGGTGAGTAAACGAGGTCAGAGGGACAGACGACGTCACGGAAACAAGATGGCGTccacaggaagtcagacacagctCAGCTGTCCTCATCctgcagggacacacacacctggacacCCGGAGACCAAACCACAATACCCAGAATGCAACACACTCACATCAAAACTCAATTTATAACAAAACTTTAAACCGTTGAGGCCGTTTGCATCAGGAGAGGAAATGATCCTGATAGATGAACTCACCTTAAACCTCAGTTTAACACCTGGACGTACCTGCAGGGTTTATGACATCACCACTAGTTCAGAGCCAATGGTGATCCAGTATACAGctgacacaagtgtgatgtggagacttgaagcctccagtgaacaaacactgagacttcacagtgaaggaggaaacatctggagTCCAACAGGAAactaatgaaatgaaaaatatttacagattctAGATTTTTACATAAAGGAGGAAACgatgttttaagatgtttttcgggtattttatattttctaaaaCATGCCTGGAGGGATCTTTAAAGACCACCGTCACACTGAAACACCAGAACTGGAAAACacaatttcttcttcttgatcTTCAAACCAACAACGTTGAGTAGCAGCAGAAAGTatctaagtacatttactcaagtacagtttagaggttcttgtactttacttgagtatttccatgtgatgctactttctacatttcagagggaaatattgtactttctactccactacatttatttgacagctttagttacttttcagatgaagatttgacacaatggataatataacaagcttttaaaatacaacacattgttaaagatgaaaccagtggtttccaacctttttggcttttgacgtcttacaaaaagcagtgtgtagtcggggtcacatttcacatgtctatgagttgttaacagctccaccaaatagtgatttttccctctaaacttctcacatgctttcatttcaataaatgttcaaatgatccaatatttcagcaaaaatcaaagattagaaaaaagtccagaaacagaaaacagatttgtgtatcagaactttgttttttcttctttcatctcccattaatcatctcaccacccctcagatttatctgctgaccctttggaggggcccgacccctaggttgggaaccactggactaaactagctaactgtatataaagtagtgtaaactagctccacctccagcagctacaacagtaacatgctgctctaacactgatgcttcactattaataatctaatgatgtcatatataataatatatcagtcagagggaccaaaccactacttttactgcaatactttaactacatcaagctcataatacttatgtacttttactgcaatactttaactacatcaagctcataatacttatgtacttttactgcaatactttaactacatcaagctcataatacttatgtacttttactgcagtaaaatatctgagtACTTCCACCTGTCAGTAGTGAGACAGATTAAAGATGTCCTGACTTTTAGTACAAAAACACTgcatcctacatttcccataatgcacctggATACTCTTTCATTAGAGCCTCCCTGCAGGTAAACAGCCACATCTTCCTGCAGACTCTGTTAGTCATTGTagtgtgatgacatcatcagaaacacaaacacgtgtgtgaatgttggaaacagtttatttatttatttatttattacagttttaAGGAAGAAACACCCTGAGAGACAGAAGCTAAGAGGGTCGGCCATGAGAGGGAGCAGCTACcgagtgagtgtgtgcgtgtgtttatgtgtgtgtgtgttgtatttatgtgtgtgtgtgtgttgtgtttatgtgtgtgtgtgtgtgtgtttatgtgtgtgtgtgtgtgtgtgtgtttatgtttgtgttgtgtgtttgtgtgtgttgtgtttgtgtgtgtgtgtgtgtttgtgtttgtgtgtgtgtgtttatgtgtgtttatgtgtgtgtgtgttgtgtttatgaatgtgtgtttatgtgtgtgtgtgtgttgtgtttatgaatgtgtgtgtttatgtgtgtgtgtgtgtgtgtgtgtgtgttgtgtgtgtgtattgtgtgtgtgtgtgtgtattgtgtttatgtgtgtgtgtgttgtgtttatgaatgtgtgtgtttatgtgtgtgtgtgtttatgtgtgtgtgtgtttatgtgtgtgtgtgtgtgtgtgtgtattatgtgtgtgtgtgtgtgtattgtgtgtgtgtgtgtgtgtgtgtgtgtgtgtgtgtgtgtgtgtgtgtgtgtatattgtgtgtgtgtgttgctacaGGTTGGGGTTGGAGACTCCTGATCCTTGACACTCGATGATGTAAGTTTCGTTGCTGCTCAGCTCGTCTTCACACTTTGTTATTGTGAACTTTGCCTGAAAACGTGAAACAAGAAGTGTTAAAATTTATTGagtaaatcaataaaacactgaagttaTTTGTTCAGGTTCCatcttctctgttctctatagctttttcttcttctaacgtttaaataaaggaaatgtttttggGCTCTGCAGACATCAGTGGCTGCGTTCATGTGACTCATATCTGATCTGCGGCTGTTCGTCTGTGGTCACAACAGTCAGATCAGACTTCATGTGGTTGTTAACGCCTCACTTCTCACAGCCCGCTGACAGTAAACATGTCTGCCGACCTCAACAACAAATAATCCTGCTCATGCACGTTGCACAGCGGCGGCGTCCATGTTCATCAGCtgacattattgttgttattgttgttattgttgtaggTGAGCAGCAGCGTCACAGCGGAGCCgaatacatgaatacatgaatatatgaatatatgaatacatgaatacatgaacTGAGCTTTCAGGCCTGTGATGTGAACTGATCTGCATTTCTCACATTTCTGACTTAATGTGAACAAAATGATCAAACACTGAATCAATAATCAGGTTaatcaatgaaaacaatcaGTTCAGTTGCAGCTCTGCTGACACGCTAAGCTGAGAGCAGGAAAGAGTTAAATGTGAGATAGTGATCAGATGTGACAGATGAAAGGTGTTGTCTGACCTGAGTCAGCTGCTCCGCCATGTGGATGGCCGTCTGTGTGTGCAGCGTCACGGGGCCGGTTCGAATCCGAGACGTTCCCTTCGCCAGCGCCATGAAGATGAtgagctgaggaggaagagcgggtcagaggtcagagtgaCATCACAGAGCTGATACAGCGTCATCGAGCTCcatctttaaacctgcagtaactCATcgttcatgtggagtcgtgtttctcttttagctgtttttaccCTCTACCAGCTCCGGAGGGAAATATCTGCCTctttcactatgttcaccagctagtctacagataactgtgagcaggtagtgaacagtggcaacgctatgagacgctgagagtgaaccagaacagtaaagttgcagccggacagataaacaatgagctgaaactcactataaagctccgtaaagccgagaggagctgcagagtcactgattcATCACTACGAGTCAATAACACATTCACTAACACATCACACTCACTGGTtagatcagactgtggagtCAGAGGAATAAATGTTCTGGAGGGTTTAAACAGACGTCTGTGCAGCTGCAGACAAGCTCAGTTATTACTGTTTGGATTACGAAGTTTAAACCATGAAGGTTCATGACatcatgacagaaataaagactgTTTGACACTAATGAGCGTGTGCAGTAAGCAGGAGACCAGCTGCAGGTCAGCTGCAGCGTCTCACCTGATCCTGCAGGAACTCGTCCACACAGCCGTTGTGTCGGATGTTTCTCAGCAACATCTCAGCAGCTTCAATACCGACTTTATCTGCATACacacctgcaacacacacacacacacacacacacacacacacacacacacacacacacacacacacacacacacacacacacacacacagtcagtgttcCTGTTTTATGAGTCTGACTGtagaaataatataataaaacattctgagacttaaagtaaaaaacaaaaagctcaaCTATACATTCACATGTTCGTCTCTTCTTGTTGTTCTGAGTTTCCAAATGAGAGATTTTGGATGATGTAAACAGTGtaatgttgccatggagacgGAGACTCACTTTAAGATGATCACAATCAAATCTCCTGTTTCTGATTTCTCGTATAAAAGTTTTAACTTTGATCCTTTTAGTCTGAAAATCAAACAGTCAATCGTTTCATTGGTCGGATAAACGTGCTGCTCGTTAAAACAACAGAGTGATTCTTCTTCTACAACAATATAGTGATCAGATGATGAAAGGTGATTATTATAATTCTACTGGGTatcataaacatataaatacatgtaaatggAAAGAAGTTTGACTATAAACTGTGTTTAGTTTAAGAGACTCaagttaaacaaaaaagaaactgatgTCAACATTGTTATTGATTTGATATCttatatattgtgatatattgtCATATATGTTTGTTAATAAAGAAGTTTGGGTTTTATATATGTGAATCTGCACTTCCTGTTTGACTGTAACCATGGAAACTGTTGATACTGGATAAaactcatggatgtattataagagctggatactaaaaacataaacatatacacGCAGTGATGTTTCCCCCCCGCTGGCTCCGCCCACCAGTTCCCGCTCAGCCCGTAGACTTTAcactgtgatgacatcacagatttttgaATCGCTtctctcggctcgaggaaagttttacaaatataaaacctcgaACTATAACTGACGTTGTCACAGACGTCTCTTTATAGCTGCAGGGCTGAGCGGCGGCGGCGTATCAGCTCTTATTAAACATCCATGAGAAATCCGTCTAAACAcaacgacgatgatgatgatgatgatgatgtgacgTCTCTGTGTTGTAACTCAGAGctctgctgccccctgctgcTTCCTCACGTCCTCACCTTTCTTCCCCAGAGCCGAACCAGCAAACAGACATCCTGTAGACGACTCGGCGATGATTCTGAAACACAGAGGACACCAGTCTCATGATGCGTTCAATGACAGGGTCTCATGATGCGTTCAATGACAGGGTCTCATGATGCGTTCAATGACAGAGTCTCATGATGCGTTCAATGACAGGGTCTCATGATGCGTTCAATGACAGGGTCTCATGATGCGTTCAATGACAGGGTCTCATGACGCATTCAATGACAGTGTCTCATGATGCGTTCAATGACAGAGTCTCATGATGCGTTCAATGACAAAGTCTCATGACGCATTCAATGACAGGGTCTCATGATGCGTTCAATGACAGACGACGTCACAGATGTTCAGGTTGGTTCCTGTGGTTCTAATGTGGACATGAGTCTGTCCTCTGTCTCCCGTATgttaaatatcaatatatttaattaatatgttaaatatCTCTTCATGCAGCTGCAGATGTTTCCTCGATTACAAACTGCTTCTCATTTTCTCTGGCGGTGCCTTCAAGGACACAGGACCCAAAACTCTGCGTCCACCATGTTGTTTTCTCGCTGTcagtatatttggaagaaaagtAGTTTGATGATGTGATGTTACAGATGTGGTGCTACAGAGCGGAGgaggaagtgacatcacagcCGCAGACAGAACAGACTGGGAGGATGTTGGACGGTCCATCGATGTGTTCTGACAGCTCTCAGTAAGTTAACAATGATCCACACGTGTGACTCCAGCACGCCGTGACTTTTATGATCTTTATACTAACGGCGTCTCTGCTGGGAAACGTATCCGTGGTTTAGTTTATGTGTGACTGATACTCACATGATGCCGTTGCCGTTGCCGCAGGCCTGGTCCTTCTCCTGATGCGACTGGATGTTGATGTAGAGTTCTTTGATTTCCTTCCTGATGGTTCGAACCGCCGCCGTCGACATGTCTTTAGccaactgaacacaaacacacaaacactcaacaCCAGTCGACTACAACGTGTCAGCAGCTCGATTCTGTATCTGAGACAACGCGACTTCCTGTCTGACGACGCTGATGATGTCAGCGTCAACGTTACCTTATAAGGCAGAACGCCGGCTACGAACGCTCGGCCGTAGATCTTAGTgatgtttcctctttctgtcatgACGACGGGCTGCAGCTCTTTGACCGGATTCACCGTCACCAACACCTCACCTCCACCTTTAGGGTAGTAACCcctggcaacacacacacacacacagtcagaaacacacacacacacacacacagtcagaaacacacacacagtcagaaaaacacgcacacacacacacacacacacagtcagaaacacacacacacacacacagagtcagaaacacacacacacacacacacacagagtcagaaacacacacacacacacagagtcagaaacacacacacacacacacagtcagaaacacacacacacacacacacacacagagtcagaaacacacacacacacacacacacacagagtcagaaacacacacacacacacacacacagagtcagaaacacacacacacacacagagtcagaaacacacacacacacacacagtcagaaacacacacacacacacacacacacagagtcagaaacacacacacacacacacacacacagagtcagaaacacacacacacacacacacacacacacacagagtcagaaaaacacgcacacacacacagtcagaaacacacgcacacacacacagagtcagaaacacacgcgcacacacacacacacacagtcagaaacacacacacactgacctcatCTTGACGTCACAGTCAAAATGGACGCCAAACTTCTCCATGATGGGTTTAAAgacctgaagaagaaaactgacagTTAAACGTGACTGTAACTATTGATCATCTTCATTATTGATCATCTTCATTATTGATCATCTTCATTA is a window of Thunnus thynnus chromosome 8, fThuThy2.1, whole genome shotgun sequence DNA encoding:
- the rtca gene encoding RNA 3'-terminal phosphate cyclase — protein: MESAAVQLDGSVMEGGGQILRVSAALSCITGSAIKVTKIRAGRSTPGLRPQHLSGLQLVSDLCSGSLQGATIGSTDISLTPGKIQSGNHTADTQTAGSVCLLLQVALPCALYADASSQLCLKGGTNAEMAPQIDYTLKVFKPIMEKFGVHFDCDVKMRGYYPKGGGEVLVTVNPVKELQPVVMTERGNITKIYGRAFVAGVLPYKLAKDMSTAAVRTIRKEIKELYINIQSHQEKDQACGNGNGIIIIAESSTGCLFAGSALGKKGVYADKVGIEAAEMLLRNIRHNGCVDEFLQDQLIIFMALAKGTSRIRTGPVTLHTQTAIHMAEQLTQAKFTITKCEDELSSNETYIIECQGSGVSNPNL